Sequence from the Hemitrygon akajei unplaced genomic scaffold, sHemAka1.3 Scf000045, whole genome shotgun sequence genome:
tcaaaacagtgtttattagtaaaatatacaaatcaatatcaacaatgcaaatatacagataatacacgttagcaatactaaacctaaaagtgtgggtataataataatcaataataaacaagctctatcgatgtccggggataatgaattgtcatatgtgaatataaagttcagttcagttcatacgtactgaggtagttgttggtcgatgtgttgtaattgttggagtgagagagagtgagcaaacagtgacagccagtcaaaccttcctttacaatCTTGATCAGTCGaagtgttgttgtggccattcaggtatgacccctctgtcctttagctagaccgttcttctatggtggattcgtcacccaggcaagggtggacacacacacaaggccccaccggcctcgctataaacactatgagttaaaattgaccgatccttcattcggtctccgatgccccacactttctcgtgggttccaacacttaagcagcgctcactagtgtgtctcttggtgcgtctgaggggtgtctccccagacctctcttttatccctactcactgggtctcaggtgtcaatcagttttgaatggcttagcccatcaaaccagcccactccggctgtccactggggaattttaatgaacagaatagtaccaagtaaacagccctctccggagccataagttttacaggagtcataatatggtggaacaacaagtctcttcctccctgggttatctctcccttatctgatgCAAATATTCCAGTCCAAGAAAGTTttagttccatctctttctctctcattagcagcctggcaagagtaacggtttgtaattctcccaagggaaggggacatgggcaaccctgcacccttctgcccatcagagctgttcatccttcgtaacaatagtaacttaaacaagataaacagaagttaacagtattatgtgtatatatgtgtgtaaatgaaACTCcgaaactattgagctcgggggaaacaaggcttggagtcttgaggtGGTAAAGTATGAATGTTCAGTTCtaccacagaataggtgatgagagagagatttgtaatccagggtaaatgtcaagagaaggcaattatgtcgaattccacaggttccatggtcgtaaaacaagagaacagtcactgtagattttatctgtcatcttTCCAAATTCACATACTAATTATCAcccaaagtgacttgtcacaaggggtatcgtcttcagatgaattaccacaccacacccaggcaagggttgacacatcagtggtcttcacaggataccccaaatcagatccactcctatagCTCAAACAAGGTAACAACCACACATTTGATGTATGCTGAattgataattaacccacccttctgGGCATAGGAGAATTCCAAACAgagacccttggccactagttccctggtttcgatccttccatcTTTCCTCCTTCGTCtacgtctgactctgagtgtctgtgtcctcagttaaaactaaacaaactgcgagcgatgtaaacaagctgcaagtcagactgattcaccttcttaatctctatctctccctctctctcgaaataacagtccacagcaaacaaaacctagggattcataacaacggccactccccattgtgaaatGACTGGTATGCCAGTAGttgagatgacagagtgaatccttacccacattctcagcaggtgaacggcttctccccagtgtgaacttgctgatgtctctgtagtgtggaagAGCGAAtgtatctcttcccacattctgagcaagtgaacagcttcttcccagtgtgaatttgTTGATGACTccgtaggtcagatgaccgagtgaatctctccccacagactgagcaggtgaatagcttctccccagtgtgaactcgctgatgactctgtaggttggatggatcagtgaatcccttcccacagattgagcaggtgaatggcttctccccagtgtgaactcgctgatgactctgcaggttggatggatcagtgaatctcttcccacattctgaacaggtgaacggcctctccccagtgtgaattcgctgatgactctgtaggttggatggatcagtgaatctcttcccacagactgagcaggtgaatagcttctccccagtgtgaactcgctgatcactctgtagttgggatgactgagtgaatcccttcccacattctgagcagatgaatggcttctccccagtgtgaactcgctgttgtctctgtagggtggatgaatgagtgaatctcttcccacagactgagcaggtgaatagcttctccccagtgtgaactcgctgatcactctgtagttgggatgactgagtgaatcccttcccacattctgagcagatgaatggcttctccccagtgtgaactcgctgttgtctctgtagggtggatgaatgagtgaatctcttcccacagactgagcaggtgaacggcctctccccagtgtgaactcgctgatgactctggagttgggatgactgagtgaatcccttcccacattctgagcagatgaacggctactccccagtgtgaactcgctggtgtctctgtagggtggatgaatgagtgaatctcttcccacagactgagcaggtgaacggcttctccccagtgtgaactcgctgatgactctgtagttgggatgactgagtaaatctcttcccacattctgaacaggtgaacggcttctccccagtgtgaactcgctgatgactctgaaggttggatgagtgagtgaatcccttcccacagactgagcaggtgaatagcttctccccagtgtgaactcgctgatgtctctgtaggttgcatgacagagtgaatctcttcccacagactgagcaggtgaatggcctctccccagtgtgaactcgctgatgtctctgtagctgggatgactgagtaaatctcttcccacattctgaacaggtgaacggcttctccccagtgtgaactcgctgatgactctgtaggttggatggatcagtgaatcccttcccacagactgagcaggtgaatggcttctccccagtgtgaactcgctgatgactttgtagttgggatgactgagtgaatcccttcccacattctgagcagatgaacggcttctccccagtgtgaactcgctgatgtctctgtaggctggataactgaGCGAATCtgctcccacagtctgagcagctgaatggcctctccccagtgtgaactcgcagatgactcTGTACTTGGGATAActcagagaatctcttcccacagactgagcaggtgaacggcttctccctagtgtgaactcgctgatgtctctgtagggtggatgaatgagtgaatctcttcccacagactgagcaggtgaatggcctctccccagtgtgaactcgctgatgactctgtagttgggatgactgagtaaatctcttcccacattctgaacaggtgaacggcttctccccagtgtgaactcgctgatgaccctgtaggttggatggatcagtgaatcccttcccacagactgagcaggtgaatggcttctccccagtgtgaactcgctgatgactgtgtagttgggatgactgagtaaattccttcccacattctgagcagatgaacggcttctccccagtgtgaactcgctggtgtatctgtagggtggatgaatgagtgaatctcttcccacagaccgagcaggtgaacggcctctccccagtgtgaactcgctgatgactctgtagttgagatgactgagtaaatctcttcccacattctgaacaggtgaacagcttctccccagtgtgaactcgctgatgactctgcaggttggatggatcagtgaatctctttccacagactgagcaggtgaatggcttctccccagtgtgaactcgctgatgactctgtagttgggatgactgagtgaatcccttcccacattctgagcagatgaacggcttctccccagtgtgaactcgcttatgtctctgtaggctggataactgagtgaatctcttcccacagaccaagCAGATGAACGGCTGCTCCTTTGTGCGAACTCGCTGGTGAtgcattaggtcagatgactgagtgaatcctttcccagaaattcaacagatgatcagcctctgcccagtgtggtgtgaactgactgctgtgtccacaggtgggaagaccaactgaatcctttctcacacacagaacaggtgaatggccttgcccagtgtgaacttgctgatgtaccttcagttgagatgaccgagtgaattatttcccactgtctgagcaggtgaaaggcctttctcctgtgtaaaatgatgggttgccagttggtcaaatgaccgagtgaatccttccccacagtctgagcaggaaggatggtcgataggatcccttgttccacttcttaaatatctagacagagacaacaaaactggtgtgccgtgtttgtgcttcctggagacaaattccttctcatttttaacctgtaaaaagatttacaaaatccatcaatgggtttaggacaacatttcagatgagattacaaggtttgatctggtatcacactgatacagtgaggttcaacacaAGTTAGAAGAgatatcatctcctgactgggcagagtgctggtttctggaatgaccatcaattccctgatgctcttcctgtctctatcagAAAggagcatttctgccatctccaatttgagccttagtttgactctctccattggtattattcccccc
This genomic interval carries:
- the LOC140720642 gene encoding LOW QUALITY PROTEIN: uncharacterized protein (The sequence of the model RefSeq protein was modified relative to this genomic sequence to represent the inferred CDS: substituted 1 base at 1 genomic stop codon), whose product is MHHQRVRTKEQPFICLVCGKRFTQLSSLQRHKRVHTGEKPFICSECGKGFTQSSQLQSHQRVHTGEKPFTCSVCGKRFTDPSNLQSHQRVHTGEKLFTCSECGKRFTQSSQLQSHQRVHTGERPFTCSVCGKRFTHSSTLQIHQRVHTGEKPFICSECGKEFTQSSQLHSHQRVHTGEKPFTCSVCGKGFTDPSNLQGHQRVHTGEKPFTCSECGKRFTQSSQLQSHQRVHTGERPFTCSVCGKRFTHSSTLQRHQRVHTREKPFTCSVCGKRFSELSQVQSHLRVHTGERPFSCSDCGSRFAQLSSLQRHQRVHTGEKPFICSECGKGFTQSSQLQSHQRVHTGEKPFTCSVCGKGFTDPSNLQSHQRVHTGEKPFTCSECGKRFTQSSQLQRHQRVHTGERPFTCSVCGKRFTLSCNLQRHQRVHTGEKLFTCSVCGKGFTHSSNLQSHQRVHTGEKPFTCSECGKRFTQSSQLQSHQRVHTGEKPFTCSVCGKRFTHSSTLQRHQRVHTGEXPFICSECGKGFTQSSQLQSHQRVHTGERPFTCSVCGKRFTHSSTLQRQQRVHTGEKPFICSECGKGFTQSSQLQSDQRVHTGEKLFTCSVCGKRFTHSSTLQRQQRVHTGEKPFICSECGKGFTQSSQLQSDQRVHTGEKLFTCSVCGKRFTDPSNLQSHQRIHTGERPFTCSECGKRFTDPSNLQSHQRVHTGEKPFTCSICGKGFTDPSNLQSHQRVHTGEKLFTCSVCGERFTRSSDLRSHQQIHTGKKLFTCSECGKRYIRSSTLQRHQQVHTGEKPFTC